The Dysidea avara chromosome 11, odDysAvar1.4, whole genome shotgun sequence genome includes the window ctttataaaatataacagcatgggcacagagtgggggctagcaagaaacaataataaatgaaaacaaaaaaatttgaGTCATCCAGCCCAAGACAGCTCATGGAACAAACCTGccagccttttcttttgttttgctacACAGGAAAAACCGATAAATGCTCCACtctgctttgtatgcatgtgtagaaagagttcaaatcatagctgcaaagtctataaatagctcccattttcacaacgtgccccacgttgtgaagaacagtctgccacgggaccgtgtcatttcactgtgtagctgcagtcatccctcctccgagcaaaccatcctggatatgcataaagacaaaagaatagaaaagataaatagtttcacacatacataaatatacaaagcaaccatctgatacattttttaccataataccttccttaccaccatccacaggtgctgatccacaatatcacaaagcagcagtagcagcagacaaacctaactaaggtgcatgtgtttgcctatctaaaaacctcactataaactacattacgtgttttgcaatcccctctaactaaaagtgtcaatctatctgctgaacctaccctagatagtgccacataaagcatgccgtgtgtgaagctttcgtccgtcaaatctaatcctacagccttaaaagtttggccctggcttttgttaatggtcatggcaaagcaaagtgcaattggaaattgaagccgtctaaattcaaaaggcaaaaccaagttactcggaatgagaggaatgcgtggtattataatatcgtgTCCTGCATATCTACCGTGAGAAATCTTGGCCTCTACTGTGTTAGCCGACAGTTTAGTAACTACACACCTAGTGCCATTAGTAACCCTTGGAGGATCTAGAGAGCGTAGAATAATAATAGGAGCGCCTACTTTAAGTAAGAGAAGATGCTGAGGTAGTCCAGATACCTCTAAAGAGTTCAAGAATTCTGTTGGAAAGTGAACAGCCTGAGATTCATCAGGTATGGTGTCCAAGGACCTGTAGTCACAGCAGTCACCAGGTAACTGCTCCACCAGAGTCATGTTGATGGAATGAGTGGTCTTGTTAAGAGGAGCAAGAATGCAGCGTTCAGAAAGCCAAGCCAAGTCCCTAAAGTTAGAGAGCAAATCTGGATACACCCTGGAAACCAGTTCCTCCTTGCTATCCACAAAGGTTCCCATGGTGTCAGGTAGCTGGACAACATCAGGTAGAGTGTCAATAGGAAACTTCCCATCTCCAATGGCCAATAGTTCTTCAGCGAATTGTCCAGCTGCCACATCCCCACACAGGTGCACTCTCATGTTAGTGTGTAGTTGTTTAACCACCACACTGTCCCACAGATGAGATCGCTTGAGGCAAGCATCGGTAGGATCACCCTACGACCAACATTCCTGGGGTCACCATCCCCATCTACCATTGCATCCCGCAaatcctggtagcaatcagcacgtagtgccttttgctcacgcctgagaaactgtaagcgctcagtttcaatcttacagtaggcgtcaaccaggaattgctggaaaagccttttagccttaagcaatacaggcacttgctgcctgaccatgatgtggtagcggcaatacaccatggctgtcaatttcctaccattagccaatttcaggttgatgtgccatccatcggtgccataagaaaagagtaaaggatactgtaaaggatcatacccctatgaagttcagaaatgcgctgcaaagacccatccctatagtgcaaaactatgtccctattatttacattatcattaggcattagcactcctacctcatcacacatcgggctattgtacctcctagcatgctctcctacaggccgtttgttctcattaatcactaccctaatatttgctggctcatcatgctgctcaaatatttctttagctaccttaataagttgaacatagtgattatcgtcatgcaaaagctcagtaatacccctaactatgtcaagccttaacccatcaactatcccacatcttgtagctacttcagtttgctggttgtcgataaaataaatttgggaaaatttaggagactcacctgttgatggaactaaactacctatacgatgatagacttgaccctgtactctaaaagaaggattgaagccagccatagttatctcgttacagccaaagcttgtcatttgaaatgcactattatacttacgtatgctagctagaaaatgtttacctgctgtgtttgtaccttcacacaggtgtctcaagaatgactggggctgtggaaatgcctctaactggacattacccttcaagcaacaaagggattcggtctcctggggaaattttaatgcgccgcagtgtgtgcattctacactaagtgtgcctacatctgtagtgttgaagaagttgtgtggctgatagttaagccccctaaagcttgggtgtgtgcttgcacgtacctgttgtctgcGTGCTGTGTTAGCCTGCTGCTCCAGAGCTCTGTAGAGTGGATCAGCTCGAGCTTGTTGATGGGAAGCTGTATCTTGTTGTTGCTCCTCCCTCCTTGTTACTAGATcttcacgcgcaagtcgacgggcagctgtatCACGCTGCTGTTCTTCTTCTCTAGTGGCCGGGtccgcacgcgcaagtcgacgggcagctacATCGTGTATCCgttcctgtgatcttctttcttcgtcctgGCGGGCCACACGATGGGCTTCTACGTCACGTTGTCGTCGTCTCTGTTGTGAGTAGAGTTCACACCTAGCACTGGATGAGGTGGTAGCTCCAGTTGAAGCCTCCTGGCGGCGCAGTATTTGTCGTTCTGCTTCTTCCCGTCTCTTCTCTGGATCCAATCTTTGGTTCTGCTTGCGTCTCTTTGCTTGAAACGCACAAAAAGTAGACGATCGTTTTCGCTTAGGCGGCATGCTCGGGCATGcttacacagcacatcaaatgaattgaattagaaatatcacgtgtgtacagttggcaaaaacACATGCAGTAAGGTAGGCGGGGGTAACTTCGTGAcgggggtaacttcgtgaatttCGACTTTGATCGGCTGAAACTCTTTAATGGCTTGATCAAACGATTTGATATTTTCTGTGTATATACGCTAGGATATGGTGATTACTTTGAGTCCAAGTATGCCACTCTAGCTTCTGTAGCTTTTATGAAATCGTCGTTCAATTGATGATGTGTAACAAAATTTTTGCTAAAAAAACTTTCCGGGTACTACAAAACTTGCTCTGCCACTTAGAGGACCATGTACATTGTTCTATTCGACTCTTTTAACTTGGAGAAGTAGGTAAAGTGTCTAGTGTAACTCTTTTCTGGCAACAATCCATGTTTCAGCCATGGCTATAGGCAGTGAAACAGGAGAATTCGTaaattcacgaagttacccccaTTGCGTGTTTTTTGACACTATCGGCTATTTCCTGCCATATCTCTCTAACCGATTACTCAAATCTATTGTAACTTGGCAAACTTAGACTACATAAACACATGTTGATTGTAGCCAAGTTTCGTATTTATTGGTTTTGTACATCTGAAGTTATAAACAAAAACGCAAACTTttcacgaagttacccccaTTTACCTTACAGTGCGAAAAAaggtgtactgaaaaggtgcccaaaacgaaaaaaaaataattaacaCCATCTGGACTCGAACCCACAACCTCGCGCACGTAAGACAGGCACCTAAACCATTAACCTATTTACTTCACCACATTGTTACAGcaatatttttgtcttataaagacttgtacaaatggactgagataggtgtttacttgcggtttgcatgcggtttatagaaagaattcaagcaaaTTTTAGTCTACACACCTGCCTTCAACGGCCCGTAGACGACTAACGATAGCTCGCACGAACTTTTCGAAAGCGTCATTGTTGAGCTCAATAATCAGCGCTTCCGTGACGCCAAAGACGCTTCGAAACGCGCAGCGGTTCGAGAGTACAATgcgtgacatcaaatggaatgcagacagacagacagacggcttttcactcttataatatagataatacatatgtgactggatttgcgaaaaggggcgtTCCACAgacaatttgccaactttgacaattgataacttcagattggaaagagctattgccttgaaatttgggcagcggtgatttctttgcagctgaactctctatatgatggtttctttgtagctgaactctctacaaggtaatttcttctagctgatctctctacagggtgatttgtttgtagctgaactatctacaaggtaacttcttctagctgatctctctacgggtgatttgtttgcagctgagctctttacagaatggtttctttgtagctgaactctctaaaaggtaacttcttctaactgatctttctacagggcaatttgtttgtggcagaattttatacagggtgatttctttgcagctgaactctctacatggtggtttctttgtagctgaactctctacaaagtaatttcttctagctgatctctctacagggtgatttgtttgtagctgaactctctgcaaggtaacttcttctagctgatctctctacagtgtgatttgtttgtagctgaacgatctacaaggtaacttcttctagccgatctctctacagggtgatttgtttgtagctgaattctgtacaggtgatttgtttgcagctgagctctttacagaatagtttctttgtagctgaactctctaaaaggtaacttcttctaactgatctttctacagggcaatttgtttgtggctgaattttctacagggtgatttctttgcagctgaactctctacttggtggtttctttgtagctgaactatgtacaaggtaatttcttctagctgatctctctacagggtgatttgtttgtagctgaattctgtacaggtgatttgtttgcagctgagctctaaacagaatggtttctttgtagctgaactctctacaaggtaacttttctagctgatgtctctacaaggtgactagtttgtagctgaactctctacatggtggtttctttgtaactgaactttctacaaggtgacttcttctagctgatctttctacagggtgatttgtttgtagctgaactctctacaaggtaacttattctagctgatctctctacagggagatttgtttgtagctgaactctctacaggtaatttgtttgaaactgaactctctaaatgatggtttctttgtagctgaactctctacaagttaacttcttctagctgatttctctacagggtgatttgcttgtagctgaactatctacaagataacttcttctagctgatctctctacagggagatttgtttgcagctgaactctcacaggtgatttgtttgaaactgaactctctaaatgatggtttctttgtagctgaactctctcaaggtaacttcttctagctgatgtctttacagggtcactagtttgtagctgaattctctacatggtggtttctttgtaactgaactctctacaaagtaactttttctagctcatctttctactgggtgatttatttgtagctgaattctgtacaggtgatttgtttgcagctgagctctttaaagaatggtttctttgtagctgaactctctacaaagtaacttcttctagctgatgtctctacaaggtcactagtttgtagctgagctctctacatggtggtttctttgtaactgaactctctacaaggtgacctcttctagctgatctttctacagggtgatttgtttgcagctgaactctctacaaggtaacttcttctagctaatctctctacagggagatttgtttgtagctgaactctctacatgatggtttctttgtagctgaactctctgcaaggtacttcttctattgatctctccacagggcgatttgtttgtagctgaactctctacatggtggtttctttgtagctgaactctacaaggtgattttttctagctgaactatctctttccacagttgcatgaactccctacaaggtaacttcttctagctgatctctctacagggtgacttgtgtgtagctgatctctatacaggtttcttatttctagctgatctcttgaattctcttcagggtgactgctctattaggatgactgctttattagagcatctcgatctcgcacttgctgcaccaagttgggtttcgtgttataactccgtggctttaagtctgattcttctacaccattgatgagcctttctaagatgattactccatctgtacaacgattttcaaagcattgccccaagcggtttatctggtaggcgtggcaagcagtcattatttttattagctaatctcgattgcgtaattgttacacactgttggtttttttgttgtatcttcctgttttttagctcgatctctttcaaaccacaaaaggtttgaggttcaatagttaacctattcacccaccgattttcagcttcttcccacacgcggtttaccctgtaggcgtgacaacatattggtgttatttttcgtgaataatcgctcataacgctttgcctgtttatcgtattccagccaaagttggtactgagatgcgcccttatatcccccttctgtgtgccaaatttcaaggcaatcggatatggcgttcgagttttatagcagtttttgtaagtgtgcggcaagaaaaagaaaaataagaagaaaaaacgaagaaactgagccaatttttgaagtcgcatatctcgggaacgcgcgaagcgatttcgctcaaatttggaatgtggagtgctgcagttggggggcatgtccacagcaaaaatcgtcttgtttcatcgaggaagcacagagctacggaggtgcgaaaattgcgttttctttcttcctgtcaatatactcacgggtgttacgcgccggcttcttgggccgcacgacatgtgtcttgatttgcaTTATTAACGGTCCTTAAATTGTTTCCTTCCTCCTCTGATCATACTActgacaattttaaaaaaaaagctCTGGATAGACAGTTGCTGGCACTGAAGTTACTTTTGTTAAAATTATCTACAACTACAAACGTCATATACAGATAATGCAAATAACCATCACTTAAATCAAGCTTCCTACTAAGGATTCCCAATTCAGTTCCATGTAACTTGCAGTAGATGGGTATTTCTTGTTACGTAGTATGTGCAATCTAGAACATGGTCCTCTTAATATGCACAACAAATACTCTTATTTTGAGAGCAAGAAATTCTTTATTAGGAAAATTTTTTAATGCTCATAGTGGAGATAAGTTTATCTGTTACAAGGTGTCCAGAATAtgcaggtgtccttattttcaagtacCCTGATTAACAAATTCCACAGTACATGTATGCCATATTTTTCATATAAAAGCCACACGCAAAATTGGGTCGGTAgggtccgagcaacaacttttcaaataggcaTGGCctgagctacaacaaaaaactaagcaaactaatatttttaaaatttgtcaatttaaaaaaatgaagtagggatctatgtaataaaaagtaatgaacaagagatgaataatgttattacagaatacctcggtgggaaagtccctacatAAAATTAATAGCACAAATAAACAATTTGGTAAATTACAATAAATGATTAAACACTCAAGTATAGCTAACCCAGCTAGTATCtatttaaactgttctagtgtTGTGCATGATACGATATCATCATTTAATGAGTTCCAAATTTTTATTGAGGAGGGGAAGAATGAGTACAGGCAGGAGTTGATTCTCGTCATTGGTTGCTGAAACCTCATTTGGTGACCTCGGGTATAATGGTCAGATGAAAGCGGCATTAGATGGATATTAGCAGGCGTATTGGTAAGATTATAAATAATCTTGAACAAGGTGATGGCTATTTTAGTTGGTAATTCCGATAATGTACCAGTGGCTTCCAGTTTAGTCTTCGCAACATTTCAGTAACACTTTATGCCTGTAATATGCTTCAAACTTTATGTTAGCTACAGCATGCACTACTTATGCATAAGACAAATATTACTAATGGAGAAGAGTGTCTATAATTGCCTGCACAACATTTCCACTACAAATTCACGAAacatctatctatctatctatctatctatatctCTGTGAGATAGCTAGACATAGTGATACTCTGCAGTCGGCAAAATAAATGAAGTATTCTGAAACAGTGTGAAACTAAAATGCTGAAGTGCCACTCGATGTTTACCAATCAAATTAATGTTATGGAGAATAATATGTACTGATACATTGCAGTTACCTTCTCTGGGGAGTGGCTTATCAACAATGTAGAAGAAGGGATCTCATTCTACCATAAAGttgtaaacaattattttaATTCAGACTTTAATACCTTCATAGTAGACTTTTTGAGACTGAAGTGTAGAGAATTCTTTTAACAGAATTCTTATAACTGGAACAATTTAACTGACTATGTTGTGTATGCTGATGCAGTAAATAGTTTTAAATCTTTGTTATACTCTTTAATATTCtagattaattttatttttctaGCTAATTAATGTCTGTTGTGATCATGATTCTACTAAATGTTGTATAAACCCAGTATACAGGCTGTGCTTTACTAACACTATAGCTCCAAAATGGAACAATTTTTATCAGTTGAAGTCGTAGGAGCACAGATTGTTGAATCATTTTCTGTGACATTGCACAACACTCGAACGGCTTTGTGAAAGGTCTGGATATaaagatttaacagtgaaaggATACTCTTTGTTAAGAATCACAGTACTCTTCATAGAGGCATTAATATATATAGTTATAGTTTTGTGCTGGGAAAAACTGAGCAATTTTATGAAGTATTTTATATACTAAGAATTTGTACATTGGATTCACATTATAATATTTGTAGTTTTGTTTATGTATACCTGTTTTGTAATCTGGAAAGTACCATCATGCAGGCCTCAAGCCTAGTCACAGTTTTGGTGAAGCCCTAGCTGCTGTctttgacaaattagataacAACTAAATCCTAGGCTGTGCTACTCAGCCCTTACCTAAATTGCTAACATTGTGGATCAAGTCATGATTGCCACCTGGTGACAGGTCTGGGATAATTTTCTACATTCAACAGATTCTTCAGTAACACTGTACTGATGTTTCTACACAGAGTTTAGCCTTCTTGTTCATCCTTATAACAGTGGCTGAGCTATATAGTGAATAATGAGTATCTCCATCTGTGGTATATTCATGAATTCATGCAGGCTAAATTGAATGTATAACCAGTATGGGGTATGATGTAGCAAAAGCTGAGCGTTTCACTGAGTTATTGATGTAGAGTCTGTGGGTGCAGCCCTTTAACCACAGATCTAGAGAAATTGTGAACATAAATATATAGTCTCGTTTGCTGCATGATATGTTATACATTAGAGTGATATTCAGGTGCACACTAAAGTATGTAGAATTGACAATGGCCATGCAGAGCATCACTGGCAAATGCTCCAATGAGGGAATTAAACAGCCGAGGTCAATTAATTTAGGAATGGCAATTGTAAAAACTCCTGTATTATGACAACCACAATGACACTGACACAGACATTATAAACCATATATATAACATTTCTATCACTCAAGAAGTGGCATGCAGAGTCAGAGAATAACTGCcttattttcatgcaaatatAGCACTGCATGAGTTGATAGTTATAGTAGACTGAAATCAATAATCATGCGTTCTTATAGTAGTCACTTCCTAATTACAAAAGCATCACATGAGCTGGTaacaatggatcatgtgatcttaatcCGTGCTTGATTACCAATTTACTAACCAAATATGCACAATCCTTAACAAGTATCCCAGTGTTTGTTTTAGCCCAAATTAATAGTGGTGAAAGCTACTAAAATTACATACAAGGATGACATATGAAATTTGAAGTCGAGTTAAATTGGATAAAAACATCATGCTCTTGAATgaccataattattttacacactagtgactgttctattagaatagtgcAATCTGACTTGTCAAAGATATTTTACTTGGAGTGGAAGTCATgattcaaaaagttgctattcAACTATATAACAAATCCTATAAAATCTATTATGCTAGCTCTATGTTCAATGCTTTTAGCAACCTTCTATGTTCTGGCAAACTAGTGTACGCATGCCTACaccagagtcaattattactgcctgacataggccatttgtcaggcaaatatcatgcatggccgaCCACTATGGAATCTTCCTGACAatatgtcagatcaaaatacaaGGAAGTAGCCCAAGGTTGTATAGTTTTTTAGTGCATAAGTAAATAGCTAACACAATAATGAATGTACCATTATACATACTAAGGTTAAGTAAATCTATTGATGTATTCCCTGATGCCAAATTGTGTAAAGCAGCAGtgtatcaatgtcaggtaaagCTTTAGTTTGCCTGACATATTCACTGGGGTTTTTATTATAATCTGGCCTACACACACAGCTGGTGTGCACTTTGTACAAAAACTGATTTGTTTCATAATGAaataagttgatgttgtgttactttGAAAAACCAGGCACCCACTTAGCTACCGAATTAAATTATATCCCACTTCTGAATTATAGTCTGAAGAGTAATTTATAACTACCAGCACGTGTCATTATAACCTTACGCTAGACATTCTTATGTACCATCACTATAATTAATCTCAACCTTAACATAATTTCACTTTAATTTAACATTTAAATTATTGTCCAGCTAAGTCCAAACATGTAAAAAATACAATGACTTTTATAAAGGCCTGGTTTATACTGATGTGTTTAGCTGTAAATTTATTTTCAGGAGCAATCACTATAATTTATTGTATGAAGATACAGTAAAGTAATGCATTGATCTGATAATAAACTGCAACTACCACCACAGGAAATTCATGCTTATGGATTCATTAATTTCAACTCTTCTCCACAAGCATGCATGAATCAAGCTAACAATTTTTACCAGACAGTTTGACTGTAGTGACACttgaaaataaaagaataaaTCTCTCTCATGGTGCTATAAGTAACATGGTATCTAGTGTTTGATCTACATCACATGCACCATCTTAGGGTGCAGCTGGCAGAAGATTTTAATGTGTTACTGCACACTGTGACCTATAAAAGTCCGTTAAGGTGTAGCTTATTCCTCCCTATATGCATGCCACTGGATTTTCAATGCAGAATTTTTATTTACAATTTTGTGATGCTGACAGTATAATAATAGATATATTTCCCAGGGACAAAAACTAAGCTTAGCTAACATCACTTTAACATGGAAATGTTCAAGACATCTCCATGTATGTAAGAGAGTATAAAGATATGGAAATTTTCTAAAATCCCTTATAGGTTTGCAAGTATATAAGTTTGCTGGCAGACAGCACAACTTGCAGAAAAGGTAAAAAGAGTATAGATACATGTAATATCAAGTTTTCAGAAATAGTTATAATTGAGAGTGGGAGTGAGAACAAAAGTAtatttgtgcccacatgcaagGCTTTTTACAAATTGAGTGTACTAGTCAACTGTGCTTTAACAGAACAGCCATGCAGCCAAAAAAACTCAGGTTGTAAGAATGGTAAGTTTCCACCCTCTGCATAAACAGAATTAAATACAAAAGACCTGTGCAAGGCTTGCATTCACATCAGTACTCAACCAAGTACATATATAACTATACACTTATTTTGTGAAAAAGCAAAACACATGCACAATACTGTACAATATATTTATACAGCTAAAAAGGTTTTTTACAGCTATAGCCCTAGCTAGCTTAAAGATCTGAAgggatgtatgtgtgtgtgtgtggaaggggggagggggagATGGTGAATTGCTGTGATGCTAATAATTATTTGAATTGTTGTATGTTGGAAGCAattttttaaccaaatacttgACTGCCTGAAAATTGAT containing:
- the LOC136238738 gene encoding troponin I-like: MPPKRKRSSTFCAFQAKRRKQNQRLDPEKRREEAERQILRRQEASTGATTSSSARCELYSQQRRRQRDVEAHRVARQDEERRSQERIHDVAARRLARADPATREEEQQRDTAARRLAREDLVTRREEQQQDTASHQQARADPLYRALEQQANTARRQQVCLLLLLLCDIVDQHLWMVVRKVLW